Proteins encoded together in one Epinephelus lanceolatus isolate andai-2023 chromosome 4, ASM4190304v1, whole genome shotgun sequence window:
- the LOC117259843 gene encoding uncharacterized protein LOC117259843 isoform X1 → MGSQSAGCVIFSFEMGLHVLLYWPNIIGYIRIGLVLSAWAAFETPAVFVSLYSIFIALDGVDGWLARRLCQSSRFGAWLDVVVDNLGRGMLWSLLFKWGWLVFALEWCVLVCNHNARGDQWKSSFITSPQLIQAIMANGFRTPLGTWVVSGLHGLPLWLYGCQWGLLTHWLFVPPWIQALGTLLLAAGRLLALSVEIWCIWTHIEYLTNEETQEEKN, encoded by the exons ATGGGTAGCCAGTCGGCAGGTTGCGTCATCTTTTCGTTCGAGATGGGACTCCATGTTTTGCTCTACTGGCCGAATATTATTG GATACATTAGAATTGGCCTTGTACTTTCGGCATGGGCTGCCTTTGAGACACCAGCAGTATTTGTTTCTCTTTACTCAATCTTCATAGCACTTGATG GAGTGGACGGCTGGCTGGCGAGGAGGCTGTGCCAGAGCTCCAGGTTTGGAGCTTGGCTGGATGTTGTGGTGGACAACTTGGGCCGAGGCATGCTATGGAGCCTGCTGTTTAAG TGGGGTTGGCTGGTGTTTGCTTTGGAGtggtgtgtgcttgtgtgtaacCACAATGCCAGAGGTGACCAGTGGAAGAGCAGTTTCATCACCAGCCCTCAACTCATACAAGCTATCATGGCAAACG GGTTTCGAACACCTCTTGGCACGTGGGTGGTGAGCGGATTGCACGGCCTCCCCCTGTGGCTGTACGGGTGCCAGTGGGGTTTACTCACTCACTGGCTGTTTGTACCTCCGTGGATCCAGGCTCTGGGGaccctgctgctggctgcaggcCGCCTGCTGGCTCTATCAGTGGAG ATATGGTGCATATGGACACACATTGAATACCTCACCAAtgaggagacacaggaggaaAAGAATTGA
- the LOC117259843 gene encoding uncharacterized protein LOC117259843 isoform X2, translating into MGSQSAGCVIFSFEMGLHVLLYWPNIIGVDGWLARRLCQSSRFGAWLDVVVDNLGRGMLWSLLFKWGWLVFALEWCVLVCNHNARGDQWKSSFITSPQLIQAIMANGFRTPLGTWVVSGLHGLPLWLYGCQWGLLTHWLFVPPWIQALGTLLLAAGRLLALSVEIWCIWTHIEYLTNEETQEEKN; encoded by the exons ATGGGTAGCCAGTCGGCAGGTTGCGTCATCTTTTCGTTCGAGATGGGACTCCATGTTTTGCTCTACTGGCCGAATATTATTG GAGTGGACGGCTGGCTGGCGAGGAGGCTGTGCCAGAGCTCCAGGTTTGGAGCTTGGCTGGATGTTGTGGTGGACAACTTGGGCCGAGGCATGCTATGGAGCCTGCTGTTTAAG TGGGGTTGGCTGGTGTTTGCTTTGGAGtggtgtgtgcttgtgtgtaacCACAATGCCAGAGGTGACCAGTGGAAGAGCAGTTTCATCACCAGCCCTCAACTCATACAAGCTATCATGGCAAACG GGTTTCGAACACCTCTTGGCACGTGGGTGGTGAGCGGATTGCACGGCCTCCCCCTGTGGCTGTACGGGTGCCAGTGGGGTTTACTCACTCACTGGCTGTTTGTACCTCCGTGGATCCAGGCTCTGGGGaccctgctgctggctgcaggcCGCCTGCTGGCTCTATCAGTGGAG ATATGGTGCATATGGACACACATTGAATACCTCACCAAtgaggagacacaggaggaaAAGAATTGA